The nucleotide sequence CATGGGATTCCTTGTTCTTTATGTATTAGTAAGTTCTTTTCGAATTTAAAACGAATATTATTCGTTGTTGTTTAAAGTCATTGCAAGCGTCACAGCTGTCAATAAAAGCTAATCCAGCAATTCTTCCTGAACGAGTTTTCTGGTCAGAACTTCCAGAGCGCTCAGTCGTTCATCAAAGTTGTCAGGATATATGTCCCAGCTTGTGAAAAAACGCTTAATTTGTCGTTTATGCATGGCGTACGATTTTTCAGGGGACAGTACCTTATTAAACACTTCAAACCCGGACTCTTTTATCTGAAATAAGCCCCAGGTGCAGGCAAAGAGGCCCAGCTCCAGCTCCAGGGCCAGCTCTTCCGAATAGTCCAGTGTTGGGTGTTGCTCAAGGAGCTCTTTGGAAATTACCTTCATCCATGAGTACATTTCATTACTGAACTCATTGATGGCAATGTACCGCTGGCTGGAAGCCCGTTCCCAGACAAAAGGGTTCATGGCCAGTTGCTGAAGGCGGTAATGCCCCGGATACTGGTCATCGCTATACCATAGACAGAAGCACATCAGAACCATACGTTCATGAGGAGGCAGATCCAGCTGGAAAATGCGCTTCTTTACTGGTTCACGCATTTTGAAAATGGCATCGGCACATCCCAGTAGCAGATCCTCTTTGCTGGAAAAGTGTGAGTAAATTGCTCCCATGGAGCAGTCGGCTGCCTTGGCAATATCAGACATGCGCAGATCGAGAAAACTGCGCTCATCCA is from Endozoicomonas gorgoniicola and encodes:
- a CDS encoding TetR/AcrR family transcriptional regulator — its product is MSRQQKRQQREADILTATIKLLDERSFLDLRMSDIAKAADCSMGAIYSHFSSKEDLLLGCADAIFKMREPVKKRIFQLDLPPHERMVLMCFCLWYSDDQYPGHYRLQQLAMNPFVWERASSQRYIAINEFSNEMYSWMKVISKELLEQHPTLDYSEELALELELGLFACTWGLFQIKESGFEVFNKVLSPEKSYAMHKRQIKRFFTSWDIYPDNFDERLSALEVLTRKLVQEELLD